The genomic interval CCTCGAGCCCCAACACGCGCGTGAGCGCCTGGCGCGCAGAGGCGCGCACGTCCTCGTCCGGGTCACTGAGGCAACCGCGCACGAGGGAGATGACCTCCGCGCGGCGCTGGCTGACACCCTGGCGCAGCTCGGCAAAGAGCAAGGGGTTTGCCACATCCTCGCCAACCCAGGGGCTCGTGCAGGCGAAGAGCCGACCGATGACCTCCAGCGCGTGCCGTCGCACCCACCACTCAGGCGCACCCACCGCCAGAAGAAGCTCCTCTGTGCTCCTGAACACCGTCGCTGCGTATCGGGCCGGAATGTTCCACAGGTGAATGCGCGGGGAGGAAAAATCTTGCCGCCACTCTCCAACCAGCCCCACGGACAGGTCGGGGCTCACCGTCACGTACCAGTAGTGGCGATCAATGCAGCCTGACGGGCAGTCTCCCCATCCCTTGGAAAAGGCGAAATGCCACACCCCGTTCTTTCTGAAGGCCTGGATATTGTCCCCGTCTCCCACGTAGCCGTTTGGCTCCGCCGTCAGGACCCCGGCGCAGGCCTCATAGAGGCGCGCGAGGAGTGGCGCTTTCAGCGGCGTGGCGAAGGTGAGCAACCACCATTGTGCCTGGCCCGACGGAAACAGAGCCCGTACACTCGTCAGCAAGAACTCGCGCCCAAGGGCATCCACCGCTTGGTTGCCCGTCCACAGCTCGCCCCTGGCCCAGGCCTGGGCCCAGGAAGCATCCGCATTCACCAGCAGTTCCGTGGGCACATAGTCAGGAAAGGCGTGGACCGACTCTACCGCACGCACAGCTCCGCGCGCCGCCTGGAGCGCCTGGTCGATCTCCTCAGCCAGGGCCATATCCAGCGGAATGCCTTTTTGCAGGCGCAGGGCCAGGATGATGGCATCCTGAGTGAGGGGCGCAGCGCGGTTCTCGTAGCGCCACACGCCATCGCGGGACGTCGCTATGTACACAACTCCCGCAGCGGAGGGGTCGGCAACCAGGCGGACAACGCCAGAGGTGAGGGTCTCTTCCACTTTTCGCATGCGAAACCACTGGCGACCTCCGTCAAAGCTCTCCCAAAATCGGCACGAGCGGTTGCTCCCGCTCCCTGCTGCCCACACGTGCAGGGGGTCGCCCGTGTCAATGGCCAGGCCCTTGAAATCGGTCCCTTCCTCCTGCAGCGCGAACCGCCACGCTTTCCCACCGTCGGCGGTCTGCACCACGGCGCCCGTCATCCCCACAAGCACGGTGTCGGAGCACCGCGGATGAAAAGCCAAAGATAAGCAACTATTCTCGAGGGTCACAGAGGGAGGAAAAAGCCGCTCCCAAGTGTTCCCCGCGTCTGTTGACTTGGCCGCCAAAGGGATGAAGAGGCACGTCCCGCCGCCCACCGCCCACACGGTGCGCCTGGCCGGATCCACCTTGAGGTCACGGACCGTGGCAAAGGGCCACCGGCAGACTCTTTCCCATGCCTCACTGCCCAGTGCTCTCCGGTAGACGCCCTCGGCACCACCGGCGAAAGTCTCGCCGCAGATACGTGGGTCAGGAAATCCGTCGAGCGCAAAGACGGCCAGCACCTCGGAGCGATCGAGGCCCTTGTCCATGGGGGTCCACTGAGAGTCGCTCGGGGTCCAGCAGTAGACGAGGGCTGTATCGGCACCATAGCCAGACGGTTGAGCTCCCGCGGCGATGCACCAGCCGAGCGGCCCAACATCATGAGGGTAGAGGGAGAGGATGGTTACCTCTTCCAAACCGAGTGAACGCCACTCTTTGCTTTGGGGATCTTGCACAAAGACGCCGTGTCTTGGGGTACCAACGAAGAGCCGTCCGTCATGGATGGCGAGGCATGTCGGCTGGTACGCCGCCATGCCCAAGGGCTCTAAGCTCTGTGCGAGGACGGAGGTACCAAGGCCGATGGTCAGTATCCCCACAGTAAGTCTTCGAAGCATTCCACCCTCCTCCGCGAAGCCGCATTTGCCCAGGCAAGAGACGCGCTGCCCCGCGGTAGTCGATTAAATGATTGGCTGTCCACTGCACGCACCCGCCCCCGCGTGCGGTGCGGCCCGAATGCGTCAGACTTCGACACCGTCCCGCCCGTCAAGCCGTTGGGACTGAGCCCACGTGCGAACGCTTTGGCAGCCGCAACGAACGATCATCGCAACAGCACCATTCGCCTACTTGTCCTCAACCCGCCCCTCTCAATCAGGTAGACGTAAACGCCACTGGCGACTGGCGTGCCGCAAGCATCTAAGCCATCCCACAGGACTGAGTGTTCGCCAGGGTGCAGGACGCCATCTACGAGCGTCGCTATTTCGCAGCCAAGCAGGTCGTAGACCTTGAGGCGCACGTGACGCTCTTTGCCTTCGTCAGGCAAAAGGAAACGGATGCGGGTGGAGCTATTGAAGGGGTTGGGAAAGTTCCCTTCGGGATGTGCCTCCTTGAAGACAGAGACCGTGTCACTTGTCACAGGGGGCGGGTCTGAAGCAAAGCACCTTGCTTTGATACCTCCAGAGCCTGTCTGCCAGCACGCGACAAAGCCGCTATCGGCAAAAGGCGCAAGGACAGGGAAGTTGTGGAGCAATCCAAACTCGGAGCGGCCATTCACCCGAAACTCCGGTCCCTTCGGGCTACCGTCGGCGGCGACACGCCGGGCGAAGATGTCGCATTTTGATCGGCCATCACTACCAGGGCGAGGCCAGTGCCGCCAACAGAAAAGCAAATCTCCGTTGCGCAGCATAGTAACACAAGGTTCGAGATTCCATAGATCCGGGGCGGGAGTATTGACCACGAATTCAGGCCCAAGAGTGGTCCCTCCCGGCGACACATGTCTGGCGCGAATATCCTGCCAATACTGATAGGGCGCTCTGGCCCAGCAGACCACCACCCCTCCGTCCCGCAGACTGCTCAGCGATGGCCTGGCAAAGGGCGCAACGTCCGCTCCAGTCACTTTGGTCTCAGCGCCAAGCCTGTTACCTAAGGAGTCAAACTGCTGGCAGAGAATATCCTCCCGGCTCTCACGGGTGTCGGTGGCCCACGATCTATGCCAGGAGGCGGCGAAACCGCCGTCGCTCGAGGGCACAACCTGGACCAGTTCCTCATCTCCCTCCACAGAGGTGTGAACCTGGAACTCGGTCCCCATGCGACTACCGTCTGCCGCAAAGCGCTGGGCAAACACCCCGTCTTCCCACCCATCCTGATCTTGGCTCTGCCAGCACACCACAAAGCCGCCGTCGCGGAGGGAGGCCACCGCAGCTCGCTGCTGAAAACCGGGAGTATGGGAATTCACCCTGAACTCCGGACCCAGCCGCTGGCCATTTGCCGAGAAACGCTGGGCCCATACGTCGGTTCGGTCCTCGCTTGGCTGATAATGGTTCCAGCAGACGACGAAGCCTCCGTCGGCAAAGGACGCCACTGCCGGCTCGGTGTGTCGCTCGCTTCTGGACGTATTCACCCGAAGCGGTGGGCCACTGGCAGTTCCGTCGGCAGCAAATCTCTGACAGTGCACCTCCCATCCTGGGGAGTCGGATCCTTGCGCTTGCCAGCAGATGACGAAACCGCCGTCGGCTAGGTCGGCGACCGCTGGCCAGCTTCCGCCTGTCACGCTGAACTCGCAGTCGGCGCAGCCTCCTTGCTGGGCATGTACCTGCACGCCGAGGAGCACGCAGCATCCGAGCATCGCTCTGATCAGCTCAGCAAAGCATGGAGTTTGTCTCACAACTTGTCTCCAGGGGGTTGATTCACCGCATCAACACCAGCTTCCAGGTCGCTGCCCAGGACCCTGCCACCAGACGACAGAGGTAAACTCCACCCGGCAGGTCGCTTCCCTGTTCGTCACGACCATCCCAGCCCACCTGGTACGCCCCCGGCGTCTCAGGGCGATCCACCAGCGTCCGCACCCTCTGGCCAAGCACGTTGACGACCTCCAGCCGCACTCGGCCGGGTACCGCGACTGCGTAGCGAATGACGGTCCGCGCAAGGAACGGATTCGGGTGGCTCGACAGCAGCGCGAAGCGCGCGGGCCCACCGGTTGCCGGCTCGTCCACCGACTGCCCGCCGCGGTAGATTTTTGCCATGCGCCGGTACAAGATGCGGTACGGCGCCTCGCTGCCATCCGTCCACACCACGTCCAAGGAATCGGCGCGGAACTTCTTGTAGCACACGCTTGGGTAGCGACTTGGCACGCCGTCGCGCTCGCTCACCGGCACAGGGTCAGGATACAGCAAGGTGCCATCGCGCGCCTGCATGTAGTAGACCTCGTCCTGGCTCACCCAGACCAGTGCGCTGGACTTGAGGTAGACGTCATCCACGCAGACCATGGCCTCTCCCCACGTGCTCACCTCTTCGTCGAAATGAGCGGGCGGGTTACCGAAAAGGAGCAGACTGTGGAAGCCGCCGCCACTTCCGTGGTCCCACACCACATGCACAATCTCCCCCTCCCCCACGGAGATTGCAGGGTGCCGGTGCGTCAGCAAGGACCTGCCTGACGACAAGTCCAAGGGGAGTGAGTCGAGGGGCGGGGTCCAGACACGTGTCCTCTCATCCATACGGCGGTAGCAAATCCTTTCGCCACCGAAGGTGGTCGAGTCCGCCCAAACGACGTGTACACTTCCGTCGTCAAGAAAGCTCAGATTGCACGCCAAGGCGGCAAACCGCGCATCCGCGCTCTGCTGGCCAATCCCCCGGAAGCAATACGAGGAGGGCTCGAGCGAATCTATGGGCAGCGAGGCAAAGAAGACGTCGTGCCACGTGCCTGTCGGGCCAGAGACTTGCTGCCGCCAGGCGAAATACAACTGCCTGGCGCCGGCCTCCACCACGGGGAATTCCGCGGTCAGCTTTCCGGAAAATGCAACAGGGTTGAGCGTCGACGGGAACGTTTGCCAGGTGTTACCACCGTCGGCGCTCCAGGAGCAAAGGATCTGCGTACTATCTTGGCTTTGCCACACCAAGAAGAGCCGGTCGTGCTCATCGATGGCCAGCGAGGGAAAGCACCCCTCGGCCAAAGTCACCGGCGCAGACCAGAGCTTGCCGTCGCTGCTGCGCACGAAACAGACCGTGGGCCGGCCGTCGATGAGGTCCTGGTAGACCAGATAGCGGTTATCCCTGCTATCCCTCACCATGCGGCGGCCGTTGTTGAAGGCGGTGGCCAACGGCGAGGAGGAGGTGGCCACCAGTACGGGCGATTCCCCCGTGGGCGCACCCTGCCCATGCAGCGGCACGCCCGCTGCGGGTGCCCCAAGGGCGAGGGCGACTGCAAGTAGAGTCTCGCTTCTCATGGCACCTCCCTTTGCTAGAAGAAGAGCTCTTGCTACCGCTGCGGCGGCGCTGCCTGAGAGGGACGGAAGGACTTCCCGGTGGCAACTTCGTGCTGCCAATAGGTGCCGTCCGCCAGGCCGACCTGCATATAGTCCTCACCACCGCCGATGAGTGACTGAACGGGGGAAGGATAGTTCCTTTCCCACAAGATGCTTCCGCTTCGCTGCTCCAGGACACGTAGACCGCGTTCGGTACACAGGACGACGTAGCGAAGGGAGAATTGGCAAGGATGCTCCTCCAGCCGCAAAGGAAGCCGCCAGACCAGCTTGGCATCTTGGTCGAAGCCGAAGGCGGCCGAAGAGGAAAAGGCAACCTCGATCAGCTCCTCCTGCGGCGGCACTGGACATGCGGCCCCTTGGCGCGGCTGTCGCCAGGGCAGCTCATTGCGGCGCGTCCAGCTGGCGACCAGCTGACCTGTCTGTGGGCGGAGGCGTACGTGCACCATCTCCCTGGCAGTTTCAACGGTGCAGGCCACCAGGGTGCAATCGGGCGGAATACTGTCCGCGCCCACTCCGACAAGCTTCCCATCAGCAGACCAGCGCCAGAGTTCCTTGCCCGTCGTAGGCTCGAGGGCCACCAGGACCGCCGGCTCGAAACTGCGCGCCAGCCAGATCGAGTCAGAGAAGGCCCATACTCGAAACTCCGGCATGGGAGTTTTCCACAGGACCTTGCCCTTCTCGTCAAAGGCGAATACGAACCTGTCGGTGGAACCGACGTACAGGGGTCCCTGGGGCTGCCCGGCACAGGTGAGGCCAAGCAACAAGACGCACAACCAACACTTTTGCGCGCTCATCGACTGTACCTCCTGGCATGGTCTTTCCGCCCAACCGCCTCAAGAGGCTGACACTGCACCAGCTTTTCCCCCCGCCTCTGCGCCCACTCGGCTCCCGGGCCGTTTCTTCGCGCAGAGAAGAATCCCCTCTGCCACGCAACGCCATTGTGCCCGCGTGGGGTCCCTCGTCAGTCGCGGACCGACGCTAACCCTTCTTTCCCGTTGCACCCCTCATTCCCGGCTGCGGCAGATAAAGCATCTTGATCGACTTGTCGAACAGCTTGCTTTTCAGACGACAGAAGTAGACCCCCGCGGGGAGAGGCACACCTCTGGCATCCCGGCCATCCCAGCGCAGCTGGTGCCAGCCGTCCGCCTGGAGACCCTCTGCCAACGTCCGCACCTTGCGGCCAGCCACGTCGTAGACCTCGACGGCGATCTGGTCCGTCGTTGCCAAGCGAAAGGAAATCGTCGTGGCCCCAATGAAAGGATTGGGGTAGTTTTGCGCAAGGCACCAGGACTGCTCCCGGGTAGGTCCGCCGTGCACCACCACCCCACGGGGCACATGGAATCGCACAGCCATGATATCCCACTTCCCGCCCCGAAAGCTCTCCCACGCCAGCCAGGCAGTGTCGCCGAGCACAGGAGAAATCACCGGCTTGCGGTTCGGAAAGGGGTCACTGGTCACCCTCTCGGGCCGGTCGTAGAGAAAGGGCGTGAAGAGGATG from Calditrichota bacterium carries:
- a CDS encoding T9SS type A sorting domain-containing protein, with protein sequence MWQGDAPGNWDIFLSWWEPELANWADPIQVTNSSWDETSPQMAEGFSPPSSALVWQSSAEGNQQIYGMAAALEPDSLVFGEPTNLAPSLHAEVDPCLRYLPLGCVGTLACAWTHLHGDSADILFTPFLYDRPERVTSDPFPNRKPVISPVLGDTAWLAWESFRGGKWDIMAVRFHVPRGVVVHGGPTREQSWCLAQNYPNPFIGATTISFRLATTDQIAVEVYDVAGRKVRTLAEGLQADGWHQLRWDGRDARGVPLPAGVYFCRLKSKLFDKSIKMLYLPQPGMRGATGKKG
- a CDS encoding PQQ-like beta-propeller repeat protein; the encoded protein is MSAQKCWLCVLLLGLTCAGQPQGPLYVGSTDRFVFAFDEKGKVLWKTPMPEFRVWAFSDSIWLARSFEPAVLVALEPTTGKELWRWSADGKLVGVGADSIPPDCTLVACTVETAREMVHVRLRPQTGQLVASWTRRNELPWRQPRQGAACPVPPQEELIEVAFSSSAAFGFDQDAKLVWRLPLRLEEHPCQFSLRYVVLCTERGLRVLEQRSGSILWERNYPSPVQSLIGGGEDYMQVGLADGTYWQHEVATGKSFRPSQAAPPQR